From Xyrauchen texanus isolate HMW12.3.18 chromosome 12, RBS_HiC_50CHRs, whole genome shotgun sequence, one genomic window encodes:
- the LOC127652668 gene encoding mitogen-activated protein kinase 1-like, translating into MAESGSSAAAAGAAGSNSSATGAGGAVAPGGANGAAGSKPGLESVKGQNFDVGPRYTDLQYIGEGAYGMVCSAFDHVNKIRVAIKKISPFEHQTYCQRTLREIKILLRFRHENIIGINDILRARRIDYMRDVYIVQDLMETDLYKLLKTQQLSNDHICYFLYQILRGLKYIHSANVLHRDLKPSNLLINTTCDLKICDFGLARIADPEHDHTGFLTEYVATRWYRAPEIMLNSKGYTKSIDIWSVGCILAEMLSNRPIFPGKHYLDQLNHILGILGSPSQDDLSCIINMKARNYLQSLPQKPKIPWNKLFPKADNKALDLLDRMLTFNPIKRITVEEALAHPYLEQYYDPSDEPVAEEPFTFNMELDDLPKEKLKELIFEETARFQATYQGS; encoded by the exons ATGGCGGAATCGGGCAGCAGCGCGGCGGCGGCAGGAGCCGCGGGCTCGAATAGCAGCGCCACCGGGGCCGGAGGAGCTGTCGCGCCCGGGGGAGCGAATGGAGCAGCGGGATCCAAGCCTGGCCTGGAATCAGTGAAGGGACAGAATTTTGACGTTGGCCCCCGCTACACCGACCTCCAGTACATCGGGGAGGGGGCCTACGGGATGGTCTG CTCAGCTTTTGATCATGTGAATAAGATCCGAGTGGCCATTAAGAAGATCAGTCCGTTTGAACACCAGACGTACTGCCAGCGCACCCTGAGGGAGATCAAAATCCTTCTGCGGTTCCGCCATGAGAACATCATTGGCATCAATGACATCTTGAGAGCACGCCGCATCGACTATATGAGAGATGT CTATATCGTACAGGACCTGATGGAGACCGACCTTTACAAATTGCTGAAGACACAGCAACTCAGCAATGACCATATCTGCTACTTTCTGTACCAGATCCTGCGAGGGCTGAAATACATTCACTCTGCCAATGTGCTACACAGAGACCTAAAGCCCTCGAACCTTCTCATCAACACCACCTGTGACCTCAAG ATCTGTGACTTTGGGCTGGCTCGGATAGCCGACCCAGAGCATGACCATACCGGATTCCTTACAGAGTATGTGGCTACTCGTTGGTACCGTGCCCCTGAGATCATGCTCAATTCCAAG GGCTACACTAAGTCCATTGATATTTGGTCAGTGGGTTGCATCCTGGCTGAGATGTTGTCAAACAGACCCATCTTCCCAGGGAAGCACTATCTGGACCAACTCAACCACATATTGG GTATTTTGGGCTCCCCTTCTCAAGATGATCTCAGTTGCATTATCAACATGAAGGCCAGGAACTACCTCCAGTCTTTACCCCAGAAACCGAAAATCCCATGGAACAAACTGTTCCCCAAAGCAGACAACAAAG CTCTGGATTTGTTGGACCGTATGTTAACCTTTAACCCCATCAAACGTATAACCGTTGAGGAAGCACTGGCCCACCCCTACCTGGAGCAGTACTATGACCCCTCTGATGAG CCAGTGGCTGAAGAACCCTTCACCTTCAATATGGAGCTGGACGACCTACCTAAAGAGAAGCTGAAAGAGCTCATCTTTGAGGAGACGGCACGCTTCCAGGCAACCTACCAGGGCTCCTGA